From the Acidimicrobiales bacterium genome, the window CCCAGCTCGAAGCGGAGGCGTCGCGGCCCGACCTCTGGGACGACCAGGAGAGGGCGCGCGCCGTCACATCGGAGCTCGCGTCGGTCAACGAGGACCTCGACCTCTATCACCGACTGTCCGGGGAGCTCGACGACGTCGAGACGTTGCACGAGATGGCCCGTGAGGAGGATGACGCGTCCCTCGAGGGCGAGATCGCCGAGGCGGCCGCCGCGTTGGAGACACAACTCGACGGGCTCGAGATGCGCTCGCTGTTCACCGGTGAGTTCGACGAGCGCGACGCCGTGTGCCAGATCAAGTCGGGTGAGGGCGGCACCGATGCGCAGGACTGGGCCGAGATGCTCATGCGGATGTACAACCGCTGGGCCGATCGTCGCGGGTTCGACGTCGAGATCACTGCGGTGTCCGAGGGCACCGAGGCCGGCCTCAACAATGTCGAGTTCATCCTGAAGGGACGCCACGCCTACGGCCTCATGCAGGCCGAACACGGCGTGCATCGCCTGGTGCGGATCTCGCCGTTCAACAACGAAGGGAAGCGGCAGACGGCATTCGCCGCGGTGCAGGTTGCGCCGTTCTTCGAGGAGGTCTCCTCCGAGATCGAGATCGACGAGAAGGAGCTGCGCATCGACACCTACCGCTCCTCGGGCGCCGGCGGTCAGCACGTCAACGTGACCGACTCGGCGGTGCGCATCACCCACCTGCCCACGGGCCTGGTCACCAGCTGCCAGAACGAGCGCAGCCAGCACCAGAACAAGGACCGCGCCATGCAGATGATGGCGTCGAAGCTCCTCGATCTCGAGCGCAAGAAGCGCGACGACGAGATCGCCGGCATCACCGGTGAGCAGCAGAACGTGGGCTTCGGCAGCCAGATCCGCAGCTATGTGATGCAGCCGTACCAGATGGTCAAGGACCTGCGGACCGAGCACGAGACGGCCCAGGTCGATGTGGTCCTCGGCGGTGACGTCGAACCGTTCATGGAGGCGTGGCTGCGATGGACCCGCGCCAGGGCCGAGTCGCAGTAGTGACGAGGAGCGAGGTGCCACAGTTTCGACGCCCGTCGCTGATAGCTTCTGGCGTTCGGGCGACCCACTTCTCCCCAGGATCGGCATGATCAAACTCGAGAACGTGACCAAGGTCTACAAGGGCGACGTCGTCGCCGTTCGTGATGCCACGGTCGACATCGCAAAGGGCGAGTTCGTCTTCCTCGTGGGCCAGTCGGGCTCGGGCAAGTCGACCTTCATCCGTCTC encodes:
- the prfB gene encoding peptide chain release factor 2 — encoded protein: MQDFTEQLAAIRTRLVEASGYLRVAELEQRQPQLEAEASRPDLWDDQERARAVTSELASVNEDLDLYHRLSGELDDVETLHEMAREEDDASLEGEIAEAAAALETQLDGLEMRSLFTGEFDERDAVCQIKSGEGGTDAQDWAEMLMRMYNRWADRRGFDVEITAVSEGTEAGLNNVEFILKGRHAYGLMQAEHGVHRLVRISPFNNEGKRQTAFAAVQVAPFFEEVSSEIEIDEKELRIDTYRSSGAGGQHVNVTDSAVRITHLPTGLVTSCQNERSQHQNKDRAMQMMASKLLDLERKKRDDEIAGITGEQQNVGFGSQIRSYVMQPYQMVKDLRTEHETAQVDVVLGGDVEPFMEAWLRWTRARAESQ